In Torulaspora delbrueckii CBS 1146 chromosome 1, complete genome, one genomic interval encodes:
- the DDL1 gene encoding putative carboxylic ester hydrolase (similar to Saccharomyces cerevisiae YOR022C; ancestral locus Anc_5.604), with product MYLRPLVRVVFVQKCFLSTAAGGSVSKGPTLWYHASDVPLTKPYDSKYKPSKPAEKFVKFSASDCRRLEGAFQKWSKSQKETKELTSVPVNEDFLFEVNIPKMVLKPTYWRGPTYEVRRGIWMNANNNPLAYELTAEIERFYAKMDSSLEGDKEQEKQDLFRFTQPYGKHRMVLFVDKTTAYLLPDLKGGELQLKLLRTNLIPPMGDKITRGSSSNHLTDAAASAKRTIENEIQGTTKQLGKLSDLISWELPSVFGMPDSKDSTKGNDDDSDVFKREIETDYDNDATTPQRDVKHLVLCVHGIGQNLGKKYEYVNFAHTVNILRTNMKKLYMESGKLQKMNRGDGSSDWRENCNVQVLPISWRHTVGFQTDATQPNKENPELPPLGDITLNGVLGLRRLLGDIALDILLYGEPYYRKRILDEVKKHLNDTYNLFKERNPGFGGEVHLIGHSLGSLILFDILCEQDDFKLDFDVKNFYSIGSPTGVFKLIQRTKIGSKQDEPEETSTSFQKPKCENLYNLFHVCDPISYRMEPLVELSMAQYQAANISHWSAGDGIASRVLEFGGSILKDIPGTAIKGQKPGNGKTMLPVDVVEKLTKLNRTGRIDYMLPPGFLEVDIIAAAKAHVSYFEEPDIAGFILKEILAKNHGNHDVIVTKLNRSSDA from the coding sequence ATGTACTTACGACCGCTGGTTCGAGTTGTTTTCGTTCAAAAATGCTTTCTGTCGACTGCTGCTGGTGGTTCAGTCTCAAAAGGGCCAACCTTGTGGTATCATGCTTCTGATGTGCCGCTAACGAAACCGTATGATTCCAAGTATAAGCCCAGTAAGccagctgaaaaattcgtTAAGTTTTCTGCTAGTGACTGTCGAAGGCTTGAAGGGGCTTTTCAGAAATGGAGTAAATCTCAGAAGGAGACTAAAGAATTGACAAGTGTTCCGGTCAATGAGGATTTTCTCTTCGAGGTTAATATCCCCAAAATGGTGCTGAAACCGACTTATTGGCGTGGTCCAACGTATGAAGTACGTCGTGGGATTTGGATGAACGCAAATAATAACCCATTGGCTTACGAGCTGACGGCTGAGATTGAAAGATTCTATGCCAAGATGGACAGCTCGCTTGAAGGCGATAAGGAACAGGAAAAGCAGGATCTATTCAGATTCACTCAACCATATGGTAAGCATAGGATGGTCTTGTTTGTGGATAAAACAACGGCGTACTTGCTCCCGGATTTAAAAGGTGGTGAGTTGCAGTTGAAGCTCTTAAGAACTAATCTTATTCCTCCAATGGGTGACAAGATTACAAGAGGTAGTAGCAGTAACCATCTGACAGATGCAGCGGCATCTGCCAAAAGGACTATTGAAAATGAGATACAGGGCACTACTAAACAGCTAGGGAAACTGTCCGATTTGATCAGTTGGGAGTTACCAAGCGTTTTTGGTATGCCGGACTCGAAGGACAGTACCAAGGGCAATGATGACGATTCCGATGTATTCAAAAGGGAGATTGAGACTGACTATGACAATGATGCAACTACCCCTCAGCGTGATGTTAAACATCTCGTGTTATGCGTCCATGGGATTGGGCAAAACCTGGGCAAGAAATATGAGTACGTGAATTTCGCACATACCGTGAATATTCTGCGAACTAACATGAAGAAGTTGTACATGGAGTCCGGGAAATTACAAAAGATGAATAGGGGAGATGGTTCGAGCGACTGGAGGGAAAATTGTAATGTGCAAGTGCTTCCGATATCATGGAGGCACACTGTTGGATTCCAAACAGATGCAACGCAACCAAATAAAGAAAATCCTGAATTGCCGCCACTTGGAGACATCACATTAAATGGTGTGTTAGGTTTACGAAGACTGCTGGGAGATATTGCATTGGACATTTTGTTGTACGGCGAGCCTTATTACAGGAAACGtattcttgatgaagtgaaGAAGCATTTGAATGATACGTACAACTTGTTCAAGGAGCGAAACCCTGGATTTGGAGGTGAAGTACATCTAATAGGTCACTCGTTAGgaagtttgatcttgttcGATATACTCTGCGAAcaagatgatttcaaattggaCTTTGATGTTAAGAACTTCTACAGTATTGGATCACCTACTGGTGTATTCAAATTGATACAGCGGACTAAGATAGGTTCAAAGCAGGATGAACCCGAGGAGACTTCAACCTCATTTCAAAAACCCAAATGTGAAAACCTCTATAATCTATTCCATGTTTGCGACCCGATCTCTTATAGAATGGAGCCTCTAGTTGAACTATCCATGGCGCAATATCAAGCAGCAAACATCTCGCATTGGTCCGCTGGAGATGGCATTGCATCTCGAGTATTAGAATTCGGCGGAAGTATTCTCAAAGATATCCCAGGCACCGCTATCAAAGGCCAAAAACCAGGCAATGGCAAGACAATGCTACCAGTGGACGTTGTAGAGAAGTTGACCAAGCTGAACCGCACAGGCCGTATAGACTACATGTTACCGCCCGGTTTCTTGGAAGTGGACATCATCGCGGCTGCCAAAGCACATGTATcgtattttgaagaacccGATATTGCAGGATTCATCCTTAAGGAGATTCTGGCGAAGAACCATGGCAACCACGACGTTATAGTGACCAAATTGAACCGCTCATCGGATGCTTAA
- the SFM1 gene encoding protein-arginine N-methyltransferase SFM1 (similar to Saccharomyces cerevisiae YOR021C; ancestral locus Anc_5.605): MKYIIEHMEQDFSQWVTLEYAQIIRDIGAENLILSSLPEGTTESEIPDKLLHMGLRWTTKDLNHLTEEFKDLQPLQNGRVCLLDPRADQDLQPAETEQFDYFVFGGILGDHPPRDRTTEIKVAYPDLVVGRRLGDKQMTTDTAIRTTQQIIEKGKKFQDIHFIDYPEFRFSKNEATEMPFRYILDAQNNPILPEGMLALIKRDSEQSLDDLL; encoded by the coding sequence ATGAAGTACATTATCGAGCACATGGAGCAGGATTTCAGTCAATGGGTGACTCTTGAATATGCGCAGATCATCCGAGACATTGGTGCTGAAAATTTGATCCTTTCTTCGCTGCCAGAGGGTACTACAGAGAGCGAAATCCCAGACAAATTATTACATATGGGACTTAGGTGGACCACAAAGGATCTCAATCATTTGACAGAGGAGTTTAAGGATTTGCAACCACTACAGAACGGCAGAGTGTGCTTGCTAGACCCAAGAGCTGATCAGGACTTACAACCCGCAGAAACTGAACAATTCGACTATTTCGTCTTTGGCGGGATCCTAGGTGATCACCCACCTAGAGACCGTACTACTGAGATCAAAGTCGCATACCCTGATTTAGTCGTGGGCAGAAGATTAGGTGACAAACAGATGACAACGGATACAGCGATCAGAACCACCCAACAAATCATTGAGAAAGGTAAAAAATTCCAAGATATCCACTTCATCGACTACCCCGAGTTCAGATTTAGCAAAAATGAAGCGACAGAGATGCCATTTAGATACATCTTGGATGCTCAAAATAATCCAATCCTTCCCGAAGGTATGCTCGCTCTAATCAAGAGAGACTCTGAACAAAGCTTAGACGATTTACTCTAG
- the MCO10 gene encoding Mco10p (similar to Saccharomyces cerevisiae YOR020W-A; ancestral locus Anc_5.606) produces the protein MSPAYKILGMSVQPHVLAIGTLLATGAGVYLGTGKNEDQNKAESKEPVKQGESEVDVEKLLNQFLESETEKK, from the coding sequence ATGTCGCCCGCTTACAAGATACTTGGTATGTCTGTGCAACCACATGTGCTGGCCATTGGAACACTATTGGCCACAGGTGCAGGTGTCTACCTTGGAACAGGCAAAAACGAAGATCAGAACAAAGCCGAGTCCAAAGAACCTGTTAAACAGGGAGAATCTGAAGttgatgttgaaaaattgttgaatcAGTTTTTAGAGAGTGAAACTGAGAAAAAATGA
- the HSP10 gene encoding Hsp10p (similar to Saccharomyces cerevisiae HSP10 (YOR020C); ancestral locus Anc_5.607): MSTLLNSAKSIVPLLDRVLVQRVKAQAKTASGLYLPEKNVEKLNQGTVLAVGPGFTDANGNKVAPQVKVGDQVLIPQYGGSSIKLKDDEEVILFRDSEILAKINDA, encoded by the coding sequence ATGTCCACTCTATTGAATTCAGCCAAGTCAATTGTTCCATTGCTTGATCGTGTGCTAGTCCAGAGGGTCAAAGCGCAGGCAAAGACTGCTTCTGGTTTATATCTTCCAGAGAAAAACGTCgaaaaattgaaccaaGGTACTGTTCTAGCTGTTGGTCCAGGTTTCACCGATGCTAACGGTAACAAAGTTGCTCCTCAAGTTAAAGTAGGTGATCAAGTTCTAATCCCACAATACGGTGGTTCTAGCATTaaattgaaggatgatgaagaagttattCTATTCAGAGACTCCGAGATTTTGGCTAAGATTAATGATGCCTGA